A region of Arabidopsis thaliana chromosome 5, partial sequence DNA encodes the following proteins:
- a CDS encoding AP2/B3-like transcriptional factor family protein, which produces GVSLDNCVPKFFKVYLPDESGDDMVLPISFTRFLPKSLPETVTVRSISGNIWKLELKKCCGDDDTEKFVMVNGWKRIVKDEDLKGGDFLEFEFDGSSCFHFCIYEHRTMCKKIRRSSDQSEEIKVESDSDEQNQASDDVLSLDEDDDDSDYNCGEDNDSDDYADEAAVEKDDNDADDEDVDNVADDVPVEDDDYVEAFDSRDHAKADDDDEDERQYLDDRENPSFTLILNPKKKSQLLIPARVIKDYDLHFPESITLVDPLVKKFGTLEKQIKIQTNGSVFVKGFGSIIRRNKVKTTDKMIFEIKKTGDNNLVQTIKIHIISG; this is translated from the exons GGAGTTTCTTTGGATAATTGTGTTCCAAAATTCTTCAAAGTTTACTTACCTGATGAGTCCGGAGATGATATG GTACTACCCATTTCTTTCACCAGATTTTTACCAAAGTCTTTGCCTGAAACTGTAACTGTTAGAAGCATTTCTGgaaatatttggaaattggAGTTAAAGAAATgttgtggtgatgatgatactgaGAAATTCGTTATGGTTAATGGGTGGAAGAGGATTGTGAAGGACGAAGATCTCAAGGGAGGAGATTtcttagagtttgagtttgatgGCTCTAGTTGTTTCCATTTCTGTATCTATGAGCATAGGACAATGTgtaaaaagataagaagaagttCAGATCAAAGCGAGGAGATCAAAGTGGAATCTGATAGTGATGAACAAAATCAGGCCAGTGATGATGTTTTATCTcttgatgaggatgatgacgATTCTGATTATAATTGTGGTGAAGACAATGATAGTGATGATTATGCTGATGAAGCTGCTGTCGAGAAAGATGATaatgatgctgatgatgaagatgttgatAATGTTGCTGATGATGTTCctgttgaagatgatgattatgttGAGGCTTTTGATTCTAGAGATCATGCTAaggctgatgatgatgatgaagatgaaagaCAGTATCTGGATGATCGTGAGAACCCATCTTTTACTCTGATCCTTAatccgaagaagaaaagcCAACTG CTCATCCCAGCTCGGGTTATCAAAGACTATGACTTGCACTTCCCTGAGAGTATCACTCTTGTCGATCCACTTGTGAAAAAATTCGGGACATTGGAGAAGCAGATCAAGATTCAGACAAATGGTAGTGTGTTTGTCAAGGGATTTGGCAGTATCATCAGAAGGAATAAAGTGAAGACAACGGATAAGATGATATTTGAGATCAAGAAGACTGGTGATAATAACCTGGTTCAAACAATCAAGATTCACATTATCAGTGGATGA
- a CDS encoding AP2/B3-like transcriptional factor family protein, protein MNKGVSLDNCVPKFFKVYLPDESGDDMVLPISFTRFLPKSLPETVTVRSISGNIWKLELKKCCGDDDTEKFVMVNGWKRIVKDEDLKGGDFLEFEFDGSSCFHFCIYEHRTMCKKIRRSSDQSEEIKVESDSDEQNQASDDVLSLDEDDDDSDYNCGEDNDSDDYADEAAVEKDDNDADDEDVDNVADDVPVEDDDYVEAFDSRDHAKADDDDEDERQYLDDRENPSFTLILNPKKKSQLVSKN, encoded by the exons ATGAacaaag GAGTTTCTTTGGATAATTGTGTTCCAAAATTCTTCAAAGTTTACTTACCTGATGAGTCCGGAGATGATATG GTACTACCCATTTCTTTCACCAGATTTTTACCAAAGTCTTTGCCTGAAACTGTAACTGTTAGAAGCATTTCTGgaaatatttggaaattggAGTTAAAGAAATgttgtggtgatgatgatactgaGAAATTCGTTATGGTTAATGGGTGGAAGAGGATTGTGAAGGACGAAGATCTCAAGGGAGGAGATTtcttagagtttgagtttgatgGCTCTAGTTGTTTCCATTTCTGTATCTATGAGCATAGGACAATGTgtaaaaagataagaagaagttCAGATCAAAGCGAGGAGATCAAAGTGGAATCTGATAGTGATGAACAAAATCAGGCCAGTGATGATGTTTTATCTcttgatgaggatgatgacgATTCTGATTATAATTGTGGTGAAGACAATGATAGTGATGATTATGCTGATGAAGCTGCTGTCGAGAAAGATGATaatgatgctgatgatgaagatgttgatAATGTTGCTGATGATGTTCctgttgaagatgatgattatgttGAGGCTTTTGATTCTAGAGATCATGCTAaggctgatgatgatgatgaagatgaaagaCAGTATCTGGATGATCGTGAGAACCCATCTTTTACTCTGATCCTTAatccgaagaagaaaagcCAACTGGTAAGTAAAAACTGA
- a CDS encoding AP2/B3-like transcriptional factor family protein (AP2/B3-like transcriptional factor family protein; FUNCTIONS IN: DNA binding, sequence-specific DNA binding transcription factor activity; INVOLVED IN: regulation of transcription, DNA-dependent; LOCATED IN: cellular_component unknown; EXPRESSED IN: 7 plant structures; EXPRESSED DURING: 4 anthesis, C globular stage, petal differentiation and expansion stage; CONTAINS InterPro DOMAIN/s: Transcriptional factor B3 (InterPro:IPR003340); BEST Arabidopsis thaliana protein match is: AP2/B3-like transcriptional factor family protein (TAIR:AT5G60130.2); Has 1807 Blast hits to 1807 proteins in 277 species: Archae - 0; Bacteria - 0; Metazoa - 736; Fungi - 347; Plants - 385; Viruses - 0; Other Eukaryotes - 339 (source: NCBI BLink).), which produces MNTRGNYSNGFTSKFFKPYLPSESGDDLVLPISFNSCLPKSLPKTVTVRSISGNIWKLGFKKCGGEVERFVMVSGWKKIVRDENLNGGDLLSFEFDGSHFFNFSIFDHETTCKRLKRSSEQSKDIIKVGSDCEEESQASDDVIVLNSDDSDDSDNDYSVEDDNVAEDDDGLEDEVDVEAEDGYDAKDSDGLEDEDDDEAEDGYDAKDDDGLEDEDDLEDEDDERRYLDDHENPYFTMTLNPKKKSQLHIPAHVIRDYDLTFPERITVVDEMGALEKAIKIQKNGCIFVKGFGSFIRRNKMKMTDKMICELKRTGGNLVHTIKVKIISG; this is translated from the exons ATGAACACAAGAG GAAATTACTCTAATGGTTTTACTTCAAAGTTCTTTAAACCGTACCTTCCTAGTGAATCCGGTGATGATCTG GTACTACCCATTTCTTTCAACAGCTGTTTACCAAAGTCTTTGCCTAAAACTGTAACTGTTAGAAGCATTTCTGGAAACATTtggaaattagggtttaagaaatGTGGTGGTGAGGTTGAGAGATTTGTTATGGTTAGTGGTTGGAAGAAGATTGTAAGGGACGAAAACCTGAACGGTGGAGATCTCTTGTCATTTGAGTTTGATGgctctcatttttttaatttctctatCTTTGACCATGAGACTACGTGTAAGAGGCTTAAGAGAAGTTCAGAGCAAAGCAAGGACATCATCAAAGTGGGATCTGAttgtgaagaagaatctcAGGCTAGTGATGATGTTATCGTTCTTAATAGTGATGATTCTGACGATTCTGATAATGATTATTCTGTTGAGGATGATAATGTTGctgaggatgatgatggtcTTGAGGATGAAGTAGATGTTGAGGCTGAGGATGGTTATGATGCTAAGGATAGTGATGGTcttgaggatgaagatgatgatgaggctGAGGATGGTTATGATGCTAAGGATGATGATGGTcttgaggatgaagatgatctTGAGGATGAGGATGACGAAAGGCGGTATCTGGATGATCACGAGAACCCGTACTTTACTATGACACTCaatccgaagaagaagagccaattg CACATACCGGCTCATGTCATAAGGGACTATGACTTAACCTTCCCGGAGCGTATAACAGTCGTGGACGAAATGGGAGCATTGGAGAAAGCAATCAAGATTCAAAAGAATGGTTGCATCTTTGTCAAGGGATTTGGTAGTTTCATCAGAAGGAACAAAATGAAGATGACTGACAAAATGATATGCGAGCTTAAGAGGACTGGAGGTAATCTGGTTCACACCATCAAGGTCAAGATTATCAGCGGATGA
- a CDS encoding AP2/B3-like transcriptional factor family protein (AP2/B3-like transcriptional factor family protein; FUNCTIONS IN: DNA binding; INVOLVED IN: regulation of transcription, DNA-dependent; LOCATED IN: cellular_component unknown; CONTAINS InterPro DOMAIN/s: Transcriptional factor B3 (InterPro:IPR003340); BEST Arabidopsis thaliana protein match is: AP2/B3-like transcriptional factor family protein (TAIR:AT5G60130.2); Has 30201 Blast hits to 17322 proteins in 780 species: Archae - 12; Bacteria - 1396; Metazoa - 17338; Fungi - 3422; Plants - 5037; Viruses - 0; Other Eukaryotes - 2996 (source: NCBI BLink).) translates to MMNRGISVDDCLPKFFKVYLPDDSGDDLELPISFNSFLPKSLPKNVIVRSIYGNIWKVAFRKFCGDSERFVMVNGWKKIVKDEDLKGGEFLEFEFDGSWCFNFCIYGRATCKRLRSSVQITVLDDNDDGFNDDQDYGEEVKSSENFIVLDDDDISDVQDYNEEDTSSEDITALDDADNDDINDVQDYVEEDTSSEDIIVIDDDDDDDDQDYGDDDHADVEKERWRGVKTEKKKKGSSGEHDRQYLDNHMNPFFTVNQHRQIKYNMLRIPTKVITKYGLHFPEFINLIDPLEKNFGKLKRKVKGQTIKGFRSIIRRNNVKLNDKVICELEKEMDGLVREIKVHVIRG, encoded by the exons atgatgaacagag GAATTTCTGTGGATGATTGTCTTCCAAAGTTCTTCAAAGTGTACTTACCTGATGATTCCGGAGATGATTTG GAATTACCCATCTCTTTCAACAGCTTTTTACCAAAGTCGTTGCCTAAAAATGTAATTGTTAGAAGCATTTATGGAAACATCTGGAAAGTGGCGTTTAGGAAGTTTTGTGGTGATAGTGAGAGATTTGTTATGGTTAATGGGTGGAAGAAGATAGTCAAGGACGAAGATTTGAAAGGTGGAGAGTTCTTAGAATTTGAGTTTGATGGCTCTTGGTGTTTCAATTTCTGTATCTATGGTCGTGCAACGTGTAAAAGGCTTAGAAGTTCAGTGCAAATCACGGTTCTTGATGACAATGATGATGGTTTTAATGATGATCAAGATTATGGGGAAGAAGTTAAATCTAGTGAAAATTTCAtagttcttgatgatgatgatattagTGATGTTCAAGATTATAATGAGGAAGATACATCTAGTGAAGATATTACAGCTCTTGATGATGctgataatgatgatattaatgATGTTCAAGATTATGTTGAGGAAGATACATCTAGTGAAGATATCATagttattgatgatgatgatgatgatgatgatcaagatTATGGTGACGATGATCATGCTGAtgttgagaaagaaagatggagaggagtcaaaacagagaaaaaaaagaaag GTTCTTCTGGAGAGCATGACAGACAATATCTGGATAATCACATGAACCCTTTCTTTACAGTGAACCAGCATCggcaaataaaatataatatg CTGCGCATACCAACTAAGGTCATAACGAAGTATGGCTTACACTTCCCTGAGTTCATCAATTTGATTGATCCACTCGAGAAAAACTTTGGTAAATTGAAGAGGAAAGTTAAGGGTCAAACAATCAAGGGATTCCGTAGTATAATCAGAAGGAATAATGTGAAGTTGAATGACAAGGTGATTTGTGAGTTAGAAAAGGAGATGGATGGTCTTGTTCGAGAAATCAAGGTCCATGTTATAAGAGGATGA
- a CDS encoding AP2/B3-like transcriptional factor family protein, protein MMNRGISVDDCLPKFFKVYLPDDSGDDLELPISFNSFLPKSLPKNVIVRSIYGNIWKVAFRKFCGDSERFVMVNGWKKIVKDEDLKGGEFLEFEFDGSWCFNFCIYGRATCKRLRSSVQITVLDDNDDGFNDDQDYGEEVKSSENFIVLDDDDISDVQDYNEEDTSSEDIIVIDDDDDDDDQDYGDDDHADVEKERWRGVKTEKKKKGSSGEHDRQYLDNHMNPFFTVNQHRQIKYNMLRIPTKVITKYGLHFPEFINLIDPLEKNFGKLKRKVKGQTIKGFRSIIRRNNVKLNDKVICELEKEMDGLVREIKVHVIRG, encoded by the exons atgatgaacagag GAATTTCTGTGGATGATTGTCTTCCAAAGTTCTTCAAAGTGTACTTACCTGATGATTCCGGAGATGATTTG GAATTACCCATCTCTTTCAACAGCTTTTTACCAAAGTCGTTGCCTAAAAATGTAATTGTTAGAAGCATTTATGGAAACATCTGGAAAGTGGCGTTTAGGAAGTTTTGTGGTGATAGTGAGAGATTTGTTATGGTTAATGGGTGGAAGAAGATAGTCAAGGACGAAGATTTGAAAGGTGGAGAGTTCTTAGAATTTGAGTTTGATGGCTCTTGGTGTTTCAATTTCTGTATCTATGGTCGTGCAACGTGTAAAAGGCTTAGAAGTTCAGTGCAAATCACGGTTCTTGATGACAATGATGATGGTTTTAATGATGATCAAGATTATGGGGAAGAAGTTAAATCTAGTGAAAATTTCAtagttcttgatgatgatgatattagTGATGTTCAAGATTATAATGAGGAAGATAC ATCTAGTGAAGATATCATagttattgatgatgatgatgatgatgatgatcaagatTATGGTGACGATGATCATGCTGAtgttgagaaagaaagatggagaggagtcaaaacagagaaaaaaaagaaag GTTCTTCTGGAGAGCATGACAGACAATATCTGGATAATCACATGAACCCTTTCTTTACAGTGAACCAGCATCggcaaataaaatataatatg CTGCGCATACCAACTAAGGTCATAACGAAGTATGGCTTACACTTCCCTGAGTTCATCAATTTGATTGATCCACTCGAGAAAAACTTTGGTAAATTGAAGAGGAAAGTTAAGGGTCAAACAATCAAGGGATTCCGTAGTATAATCAGAAGGAATAATGTGAAGTTGAATGACAAGGTGATTTGTGAGTTAGAAAAGGAGATGGATGGTCTTGTTCGAGAAATCAAGGTCCATGTTATAAGAGGATGA
- a CDS encoding AP2/B3-like transcriptional factor family protein, which translates to MVNGWKKIVKDEDLKGGEFLEFEFDGSWCFNFCIYGRATCKRLRSSVQITVLDDNDDGFNDDQDYGEEVKSSENFIVLDDDDISDVQDYNEEDTSSEDITALDDADNDDINDVQDYVEEDTSSEDIIVIDDDDDDDDQDYGDDDHADVEKERWRGVKTEKKKKGSSGEHDRQYLDNHMNPFFTVNQHRQIKYNMLRIPTKVITKYGLHFPEFINLIDPLEKNFGKLKRKVKGQTIKGFRSIIRRNNVKLNDKVICELEKEMDGLVREIKVHVIRG; encoded by the exons ATGGTTAATGGGTGGAAGAAGATAGTCAAGGACGAAGATTTGAAAGGTGGAGAGTTCTTAGAATTTGAGTTTGATGGCTCTTGGTGTTTCAATTTCTGTATCTATGGTCGTGCAACGTGTAAAAGGCTTAGAAGTTCAGTGCAAATCACGGTTCTTGATGACAATGATGATGGTTTTAATGATGATCAAGATTATGGGGAAGAAGTTAAATCTAGTGAAAATTTCAtagttcttgatgatgatgatattagTGATGTTCAAGATTATAATGAGGAAGATACATCTAGTGAAGATATTACAGCTCTTGATGATGctgataatgatgatattaatgATGTTCAAGATTATGTTGAGGAAGATACATCTAGTGAAGATATCATagttattgatgatgatgatgatgatgatgatcaagatTATGGTGACGATGATCATGCTGAtgttgagaaagaaagatggagaggagtcaaaacagagaaaaaaaagaaag GTTCTTCTGGAGAGCATGACAGACAATATCTGGATAATCACATGAACCCTTTCTTTACAGTGAACCAGCATCggcaaataaaatataatatg CTGCGCATACCAACTAAGGTCATAACGAAGTATGGCTTACACTTCCCTGAGTTCATCAATTTGATTGATCCACTCGAGAAAAACTTTGGTAAATTGAAGAGGAAAGTTAAGGGTCAAACAATCAAGGGATTCCGTAGTATAATCAGAAGGAATAATGTGAAGTTGAATGACAAGGTGATTTGTGAGTTAGAAAAGGAGATGGATGGTCTTGTTCGAGAAATCAAGGTCCATGTTATAAGAGGATGA
- a CDS encoding AP2/B3-like transcriptional factor family protein: MMNRGISVDDCLPKFFKVYLPDDSGDDLELPISFNSFLPKSLPKNVIVRSIYGNIWKVAFRKFCGDSERFVMVNGWKKIVKDEDLKGGEFLEFEFDGSWCFNFCIYGRATCKRLRSSVQITVLDDNDDGFNDDQDYGEEVKSSENFIVLDDDDISDVQDYNEEDTSSEDITALDDADNDDINDVQDYVEEDTSSEDIIVIDDDDDDDDQDYGDDDHADVEKERWRGVKTEKKKKGIIETFVL, translated from the exons atgatgaacagag GAATTTCTGTGGATGATTGTCTTCCAAAGTTCTTCAAAGTGTACTTACCTGATGATTCCGGAGATGATTTG GAATTACCCATCTCTTTCAACAGCTTTTTACCAAAGTCGTTGCCTAAAAATGTAATTGTTAGAAGCATTTATGGAAACATCTGGAAAGTGGCGTTTAGGAAGTTTTGTGGTGATAGTGAGAGATTTGTTATGGTTAATGGGTGGAAGAAGATAGTCAAGGACGAAGATTTGAAAGGTGGAGAGTTCTTAGAATTTGAGTTTGATGGCTCTTGGTGTTTCAATTTCTGTATCTATGGTCGTGCAACGTGTAAAAGGCTTAGAAGTTCAGTGCAAATCACGGTTCTTGATGACAATGATGATGGTTTTAATGATGATCAAGATTATGGGGAAGAAGTTAAATCTAGTGAAAATTTCAtagttcttgatgatgatgatattagTGATGTTCAAGATTATAATGAGGAAGATACATCTAGTGAAGATATTACAGCTCTTGATGATGctgataatgatgatattaatgATGTTCAAGATTATGTTGAGGAAGATACATCTAGTGAAGATATCATagttattgatgatgatgatgatgatgatgatcaagatTATGGTGACGATGATCATGCTGAtgttgagaaagaaagatggagaggagtcaaaacagagaaaaaaaagaaaggtatAATAGAAACTTTTGTCTTGTGA